One Bdellovibrionales bacterium genomic window carries:
- the queC gene encoding 7-cyano-7-deazaguanine synthase QueC, translating into MKSSVVLLSAGLDSTVNLLQALRETTVKMVITFDYGQRAAEQEISRARKLCEKHQLPHRVVDLSFFQKFSQKSGLVGRDSKIPQKDLVDISSMEKSFKTAEMVWVPNRNGIFLNIAAGFAEGLGADMIIPGFNAEEAATFPDNTREYAKALDQAFAFSTQNQVKVVCYTQDMQKPEIVCWGLEMGLDLNALWPCYFGGEQWCGECESCQRFDRARRAAGVL; encoded by the coding sequence ATGAAGTCCTCAGTTGTTCTCCTCTCTGCGGGTTTAGATTCGACGGTGAATCTGCTCCAAGCTCTTCGCGAAACCACGGTCAAAATGGTCATTACCTTTGATTATGGCCAGCGGGCGGCCGAACAGGAGATCTCGCGGGCGCGAAAGCTGTGCGAAAAGCACCAACTTCCCCATCGAGTGGTGGATCTTTCATTCTTTCAAAAGTTCTCTCAAAAAAGCGGTCTCGTCGGCCGCGATTCGAAGATTCCCCAAAAAGACCTCGTCGATATCAGTAGCATGGAAAAGAGCTTTAAAACGGCGGAGATGGTTTGGGTTCCTAATCGGAACGGAATCTTCTTAAACATCGCCGCTGGCTTTGCCGAGGGACTGGGTGCCGATATGATTATCCCGGGATTTAATGCCGAGGAAGCGGCGACGTTTCCCGACAATACGCGCGAATATGCCAAGGCTCTCGATCAAGCGTTTGCGTTTTCCACCCAAAATCAAGTGAAAGTGGTTTGTTACACTCAAGATATGCAAAAGCCCGAAATCGTGTGCTGGGGATTAGAGATGGGCTTAGACTTAAATGCCCTGTGGCCCTGCTATTTTGGGGGTGAGCAGTGGTGCGGAGAGTGTGAATCGTGTCAGCGTTTTGATCGCGCTCGTCGCGCGGCAGGTGTATTATGA
- a CDS encoding DUF366 family protein — translation MMKTLFVEKNFLYSGEQLKPLNNYMEFGVLGTSIVSWVGPCNVPFDHMIDGEDVRAQSQICGEQMVHFIIEAFDFPLKGAVVLQRLMAEMTIDILKSQSPLAQNLKRQGDDIYWEKKKLNISIATLSPQSSLIHFAVNVSNEGTPVPTSALKDFSVEPRAFAQELMEKVAAEYGDIIEASQKVRTF, via the coding sequence ATGATGAAGACATTATTTGTTGAGAAAAACTTCCTTTATTCCGGCGAGCAACTGAAGCCACTCAATAATTACATGGAATTTGGCGTGCTCGGCACGTCGATCGTTTCCTGGGTTGGCCCTTGCAATGTTCCTTTCGATCACATGATCGATGGAGAAGATGTTCGCGCCCAAAGCCAAATCTGCGGTGAGCAGATGGTTCATTTCATCATTGAGGCCTTTGATTTTCCTCTCAAGGGAGCGGTGGTGCTGCAGAGGCTGATGGCCGAAATGACCATCGACATCTTAAAAAGCCAAAGCCCACTCGCGCAAAATCTAAAACGCCAGGGCGATGATATTTATTGGGAGAAGAAGAAGCTCAATATTTCTATAGCCACTTTGTCACCTCAATCTTCGTTGATTCACTTTGCAGTGAACGTCAGTAATGAAGGTACTCCGGTGCCGACCTCAGCCCTCAAGGACTTTTCTGTGGAGCCTCGGGCGTTCGCTCAGGAGCTGATGGAAAAGGTCGCCGCTGAATATGGTGATATTATCGAAGCGTCGCAAAAGGTTCGAACGTTTTAA
- a CDS encoding class I fructose-bisphosphate aldolase, with protein MTPRVREILSWYGSDNPGVLTNMARVLNHGRLAGTGKVVILPVDQGFEHGPARSFAKNPDGYDPIYHATLAVESGCSAYAAPLGFIEAIARDFAGDIPLILKINNSDSLFKTKAPCSALTSSVDDALRLGCVGIGFTIYPGSEERKAMYEEIAAASSYAKEKGLLVVIWAYARGEFISKEGETAIDVIAYCAQIAAQLGAHFIKVKPPTAHIEQEEAKKVYKEQQILVEKLSDRIRHVIEASFNGRRVVIFSGGEAKSTEEILKEVRGLAEGGAFGSIMGRNAFQRPKKEAIALLHQVMDTFVGKI; from the coding sequence ATGACGCCTAGAGTAAGAGAGATCCTAAGCTGGTATGGTTCAGACAATCCAGGTGTGCTCACCAATATGGCACGCGTTCTTAACCACGGACGCTTAGCCGGAACTGGTAAGGTTGTGATTCTCCCCGTGGATCAAGGGTTCGAGCATGGCCCCGCCCGTAGTTTTGCTAAAAATCCCGATGGCTATGACCCGATCTATCACGCCACTCTTGCTGTGGAGTCGGGCTGCAGTGCTTATGCCGCTCCCTTGGGTTTTATCGAGGCCATCGCCCGTGATTTCGCCGGGGACATTCCGTTAATCCTTAAAATTAATAATTCAGATTCTTTGTTCAAAACGAAAGCCCCTTGTTCCGCTTTGACGTCCTCCGTGGACGATGCGCTTCGTTTAGGATGTGTGGGAATCGGGTTTACGATCTACCCGGGCAGTGAAGAGCGAAAAGCCATGTACGAGGAGATCGCTGCGGCTTCCAGCTACGCCAAAGAAAAGGGTTTGTTAGTTGTCATCTGGGCTTATGCACGCGGTGAGTTTATCAGTAAGGAAGGCGAGACGGCCATTGATGTGATTGCTTACTGTGCTCAAATCGCAGCTCAATTGGGCGCTCATTTTATTAAAGTGAAGCCTCCTACAGCTCACATCGAGCAAGAGGAAGCGAAAAAAGTTTATAAAGAACAACAGATCTTAGTCGAAAAGCTTTCCGATCGTATTCGTCACGTCATTGAAGCGTCCTTTAATGGTCGTCGCGTTGTTATTTTTAGTGGTGGCGAAGCAAAGAGCACAGAAGAGATTTTGAAAGAAGTGCGTGGGCTGGCGGAGGGCGGTGCCTTTGGTAGCATTATGGGAAGAAACGCTTTCCAGCGCCCCAAAAAAGAAGCTATCGCGTTGTTACATCAAGTGATGGATACATTCGTCGGAAAAATCTAA
- the lysS gene encoding lysine--tRNA ligase, with translation MSDSINDNPIRAEKRRKLNVLRENKYDPYPHNFKRTSTIEPIKTKFAEIATGEALKENVYKIAGRLMTKRPMGKAAFFNVQDQSGNIQCYLKIAELDPQSQLAFDNIDIGDIVGIEGFVFKTQKGELSLHCQSFAVLCKTLEPLPEKFHGLQDVEMKYRYRHLDLIMDPESRKVFERRSKIIAEIRSFLNHRGFLEVETPVLQPIYGGAAAFPFSTHHRALDMKLFLKISPELYLKRLIVGGFEKVYEIGKNFRNEGIDRTHNPEFTMLEWYEAYTDYQDQMKQFEELISHLALKVTGSMKVVYQEKEIDFTPPWRRLTVYDGVREYAGIDPEKATVDELYAKAKELGTEKKKGSHGEMVMEVFGLAAEPQLWNPTFVMDFPKDISPLTKKHRSVEGLVERFEPICAGMEIGNSYSELNDPEDQLDRLKEQEAKRVVDEEAQPMDKDFIHAIDVGMPPTGGVGIGIERIVMLLTDRPSIRDILFFPTMKHKD, from the coding sequence GTGAGCGATTCGATCAACGATAATCCAATTCGAGCGGAAAAACGTCGTAAGTTAAATGTTCTTAGAGAGAACAAATACGATCCGTATCCTCATAACTTTAAACGCACTTCTACGATCGAACCTATCAAGACGAAATTTGCCGAGATCGCCACCGGCGAGGCTCTTAAAGAGAATGTTTATAAAATTGCAGGTCGATTGATGACCAAGCGCCCGATGGGGAAAGCTGCATTTTTTAACGTGCAAGATCAGTCGGGAAACATTCAGTGTTATTTAAAAATTGCTGAACTCGATCCACAAAGCCAACTGGCCTTTGACAACATCGACATTGGCGATATTGTTGGAATCGAGGGGTTTGTTTTTAAAACTCAAAAGGGTGAGTTGTCTTTGCACTGCCAATCGTTTGCGGTTCTTTGTAAGACTCTTGAGCCCCTGCCAGAAAAGTTCCACGGTCTCCAAGATGTGGAGATGAAGTATCGTTATCGTCATCTTGACCTTATTATGGATCCCGAAAGCCGCAAGGTGTTTGAGCGCCGCTCGAAAATTATTGCAGAGATTCGTAGTTTTTTAAATCACCGTGGGTTTCTCGAAGTGGAAACGCCAGTTCTTCAGCCCATTTATGGGGGTGCCGCGGCTTTTCCGTTTTCGACCCATCACCGCGCTCTCGATATGAAACTGTTTTTAAAGATCAGTCCCGAGCTCTATTTAAAGCGCCTTATCGTCGGTGGTTTTGAAAAGGTCTACGAGATCGGTAAGAACTTTCGCAACGAAGGGATCGATCGAACGCACAATCCTGAGTTCACCATGTTGGAATGGTATGAGGCGTACACGGACTATCAAGATCAAATGAAGCAGTTCGAAGAATTGATTTCGCACTTGGCTTTAAAAGTGACCGGTTCAATGAAGGTTGTTTATCAAGAAAAAGAGATTGATTTTACTCCGCCCTGGAGACGTCTCACGGTGTATGATGGAGTGCGCGAGTATGCCGGCATTGATCCTGAAAAAGCGACCGTGGACGAGCTTTATGCGAAAGCTAAAGAGCTTGGCACCGAGAAGAAGAAAGGTAGCCATGGCGAAATGGTGATGGAAGTTTTTGGATTAGCGGCAGAGCCACAACTTTGGAATCCAACCTTCGTGATGGATTTCCCGAAAGACATTTCGCCGCTAACGAAAAAACACCGCTCGGTCGAAGGATTAGTGGAGCGCTTTGAGCCCATCTGTGCCGGGATGGAAATTGGAAACTCCTACTCGGAGTTGAACGACCCGGAAGACCAGCTGGATCGTCTCAAAGAGCAAGAAGCCAAGCGCGTGGTGGACGAAGAGGCCCAACCGATGGACAAAGATTTTATTCACGCGATCGACGTGGGTATGCCTCCGACGGGCGGCGTAGGGATTGGGATTGAGCGCATCGTTATGCTTCTGACAGATCGACCAAGTATTAGGGACATCTTGTTCTTTCCGACGATGAAGCATAAGGACTAA
- the recJ gene encoding single-stranded-DNA-specific exonuclease RecJ → MITEWRQREVLSTTDLPYTGALKDFFLARGFSSSEAIDQFLNFQLKDLRDPLSIIDMQKAVDRLVDAFKKQETICIYADFDMDGTPGLALVLDGLSQLGFKNLIPIQPDRHKDGYGFHTHIVEKIIQEHRASLFVTVDLGITDVLTVEAANAKGVDVIITDHHQEAEQLPRAIAVVNPNRKDCTSGLGHLCGTGVGFYLIMALRRELKNQGLLEKDFDVKTLLDCFAIATLADMVPVIYENRILVKHGLQVLQNTKRFGLKVLLEALQLSEKKLSSSDVTIRFVPKLNALTRLESEIKPIDVFLVNDPSKALAMVERVLATNQQRVKIMAACEKALQNNLEKDEADRFVWSWSKEFHKGVIGLLATQIVKRKQKPAFIGTLTAAGKIVGSARTPEENPISVLEPLKFASATLTKFGGHPAAAGFELLPENAEAFRNKLEEFFSSVDLTNENRVLTYDFSSTYGEIRQFMSWWDKLEPFGQHFSPPLIHLKDVEVTQLRELKGGHLRLTLRSEKSESFEAMWFGASTEDRVRIFGDEATAKKITLLVEPQWNEYMGTRRVQLLIKDLKSL, encoded by the coding sequence TTGATCACGGAATGGCGTCAGCGCGAAGTCCTCTCGACGACCGATCTCCCTTATACTGGGGCTCTTAAGGACTTCTTCTTAGCCCGCGGTTTCTCCTCCTCCGAAGCGATTGATCAATTTCTCAATTTTCAACTGAAAGACTTGCGAGATCCTCTCTCCATCATCGACATGCAGAAGGCCGTGGATCGCCTCGTGGATGCTTTTAAAAAACAAGAAACCATTTGTATCTACGCTGACTTTGACATGGATGGGACTCCGGGGCTCGCACTTGTCCTTGATGGATTATCCCAGTTAGGATTTAAAAATTTAATCCCCATTCAACCGGATCGCCATAAGGATGGCTATGGATTTCATACGCACATTGTAGAGAAGATCATTCAAGAGCATCGCGCCAGTTTGTTTGTGACAGTGGATTTAGGGATCACCGACGTCCTCACAGTTGAGGCGGCGAACGCGAAGGGTGTCGATGTGATCATCACGGATCATCACCAAGAGGCCGAACAGTTGCCTCGCGCCATCGCGGTGGTGAACCCTAATCGCAAGGATTGCACGTCGGGGCTCGGGCACCTCTGTGGAACCGGCGTGGGATTTTACTTGATCATGGCGCTCCGGCGCGAACTTAAAAATCAAGGGCTCCTCGAGAAGGATTTTGATGTCAAAACTCTTTTAGATTGTTTTGCCATCGCGACTCTCGCCGACATGGTCCCGGTGATTTATGAAAATCGCATTTTAGTGAAGCACGGTCTCCAGGTTTTGCAAAACACCAAGCGCTTTGGGCTAAAGGTTCTCTTGGAAGCGCTTCAGCTTTCGGAGAAAAAGCTCTCGAGCAGTGATGTGACGATCCGTTTTGTGCCCAAGCTCAATGCCTTGACTCGTCTTGAGTCGGAGATCAAGCCCATCGACGTCTTTCTTGTGAATGATCCGAGCAAAGCATTAGCGATGGTCGAGCGTGTTTTAGCGACGAACCAGCAACGAGTCAAAATCATGGCGGCCTGTGAAAAGGCTCTACAAAATAATTTAGAAAAAGATGAGGCCGACCGTTTTGTTTGGTCGTGGTCAAAAGAGTTTCACAAAGGGGTCATCGGATTGCTCGCCACCCAGATCGTGAAACGAAAACAGAAGCCGGCTTTTATTGGAACACTCACAGCCGCCGGTAAAATCGTGGGGAGCGCAAGAACTCCTGAGGAGAATCCGATCAGCGTTCTCGAGCCGCTCAAGTTTGCGAGCGCGACCCTCACAAAATTTGGTGGTCATCCTGCGGCCGCGGGCTTTGAGTTACTTCCCGAAAACGCCGAGGCGTTCCGGAACAAGCTCGAAGAGTTTTTCTCTTCAGTAGATCTCACCAATGAAAACCGAGTGTTGACCTACGACTTCTCGAGCACCTACGGAGAAATCCGTCAGTTTATGAGTTGGTGGGATAAGCTTGAGCCCTTCGGCCAGCATTTTTCGCCGCCGTTGATTCATTTAAAAGATGTCGAAGTCACGCAACTGCGTGAACTGAAAGGCGGTCATTTACGACTCACTCTGCGGTCCGAAAAATCAGAGTCGTTCGAGGCCATGTGGTTTGGTGCCAGTACCGAAGACCGCGTGCGAATTTTCGGAGACGAAGCCACCGCTAAAAAAATCACTCTTTTGGTGGAGCCCCAGTGGAATGAATACATGGGAACCCGCCGCGTTCAGTTGTTAATTAAAGACCTCAAAAGTCTTTAA